DNA from Papio anubis isolate 15944 chromosome 1, Panubis1.0, whole genome shotgun sequence:
taaaatatgttaaagataactccaatatgtgatattttaataccgTCTACTTATGTGTTTTAAGTAAATTAACATAGTTCCACTTTTATGTTCTAAAACTTATTGCCAATATAAACTAAATtgagaaagaaattaatatatacaGACACATCATTGGTATGAATGCAGTGAATAACAACATATAAAATGTAGGATTTCATAAAGTATTAGAGACACAAATGCATTAGTAAAACCTGAATAAACATAATTGTTTCTTTTCCCACTGAGTTTACCTTTGACGTGATTTGAAACATCTAAATACATTATCAGAACTCATTTCTAAACCTTGGACTAAGGCCATCCTATGTTATTAGTGACTCAGCCTAGAATGTCCAAACTCTCAGTAGACATTCCCCAGTGAATCCTAGCAAAACCATCATTAAACTTGTTCTTCCGGTAAAGAAACACTAGAGTCATGGTTGCTACTGAATCACCATGAAGGTCTCTAAAATCTCAAGTGTTGGGATGGAAATGAATACAtacctttctttaaaaagcattcaGAAATCTTGCTCAGAAAAATGACTTTGTTCACATGATTACTGTATGACTGCTTACAGCTAACCGAGGCAGTGCGTGTTTGAAATTGAGGAGATAATAAAAGGTActaattatatttgtatttttaaatttttattggtCACAGGGAAGAAGGGACTCTGGCAACTGCTTAAGAGAACTGTTTCAGAAATAGAATTGTAAGTTTGAGCACTAGTGGCTGTAATTTCTGTTAACAAAATTCTGCAGAAATCTTGGAGTATAGAATACAGATAACCAACAGCGATTTTGCTGCTAATTCATAAATGTGTTTTCTGAATGGGAAGCTAAATGACGGTCATGGAAGAGATGGGGCTAAATTATATTAGAACATGCTTTTATGGGCTCAAGTGAAATTAATGAATCCACATATAATAATCCAGTCTTTCTAGTAAAATACCTGGAAAGTACTAGTGTTGTTtttgcataaaaatattaaaatgacattAAGGTAAAGGCAAAATGAGAATGGTTAAAACTACCATCTGTAAAgcaataatatatacatttttaaacaaaggaCCCTCTTCTGGAAATAAATAATGCAGGTAACCATATGATTGATAGCTGGGATATAGTTatccatattttgtttttatacccAATTTGTGCAAAACTGTACTGCgttgtgcttttaatttttatattgtatttattttttcttcagggCACAACATAAACTTCcagcaaaataatagaaatatctgCTTTAACAGCAATGCAGAGTTTTTGTGAGAAGCCAATGAGCATAGTACGTGGAAACAATGTGAAGGCTATATTATTCTACAGTCATAGCGGATAACAATGTGTGAATGTGATAGTGATTATGCTGATGATGAGGGCAATGATAATGATGAAGATGCTGAAACTCACAGCTTCTCTTCAATGATACCCCCAGTCAAGTAATACACGTTCACTGTGTCACAGACTGCTCataataacaattttaagtaGAGCAGCCTTATTTTGggataataatttttctttgaaaatagttttgatcAAAACTGAGGACAGTGTAGGTTTCACAAATCTGTGCCTTAGTGGAAAACTGCAGTATCTAGACTCAAGAGGACCATCCTCCTTGGTTCCCAAACTCTATCACTAGGTCATTGCACAGCCATGAATAACTCTCTTCAAATCCTTGTGATTCAGTTATTCTTCCTTCTGATAATGAGAATATAGTTGAAAAATCTTTGTCTTCTCTGAATATATGAATCACTACAATTAGGTTATCTCTGCAATGCAGTGATGCATTCTGACTTTAAAAGATGGTAATATGTAATTCATTTGAAACTTGGGCACCGTTTGgagaattttaattattatgcTGAATATGTTCATCCTCAAATTGATTTATGAAATatattgtatgtgtattttttagtaagtgAATTCTTCCAGTAGGGAAACTTTTATATTGGGAACAAGATAGaaattgcatttcttttagaGTTTCTGAGAAACCATTTTTCTATAAGGTATGAGTGGTTGTTGCTGGATCAAGTGAAAGTCCAGTGAAACCAGGTGatatgaggaaacagaagaagttgaaatgattaaattttaatcattACAATAATCtcatttgtgatttaaaaatttttattattttgcagttatttatcatctataatgatttttttattttaataaatttaacctcttatatttttgttttgggtaATTAAAAAGTGAGCCAGTCTTATTTCAGACTTACTGCCTAAAAAATTTGAAGGATAAAATAGTCCAcgcattttaaaaagtttatgtaaatgtttgtttatttatatataatgtatatttacttatgtttgcataaatatgtatatgtgtatatcaactcatatatgtatgtgtttgtatgtgtatgtatatatgcatatatgtatgtgtgtttgtgtgtaatcTGGATACATTCACCTAAAATCTCTGAATCTCAATTTCATCATCTATGAAATGTCAGTGGCGATGTCCATGTGAAGAGCTTGTTATTAGGTTTAAATCTAATGGAATCACAGAACAAATCCTGACATATTGCAAGTGCCAGTGTGTGGAGACAGTCAATAATAGTTCATGCCATTATCCTTCCTTTCATTCCAGATGATGCCCAGGTTGAAGGTTTGGTTTTGCTACTCACTGTGAAACCATCATTGGAATTTTGTCTGCTCGCTTTTTACTCCAGTGTATAACATCATTAATGCTGACGCctagatatatacattttatgagaattagaaaaataaaagcaagtgtaaatgttttaaaatgggcTTAAAATACTTATAGCTATTTTGGTAGATAAAAAACTAAGGGACAGAAGTAAcccatttggatttatttttatctaagaaaaaaaatgtcctcTTCACACTACTTAGATATATAACGGCTGAGACGGCTTCCTCATTACAGACAGAGCtctaattttatataaacaatgTTATATGACAGAATTAGAACCCTGGAACATGAATAATCAAAGAGACACTACATTGGTGTCCAAGAGATATTGTAACGTCACAAAACCGAACATATCTCCTGCCACCACCACTTGCAAAGTCCAATTAATGAGAACAAGGTCTGGTAGAAAGAAAGTGACTTTTTCTTCTAAACTTAGCTGAGAGGAAGGAGAGGCTTCTGTCTTAATGGGAAATGCTTCCCCTTTCAGGGCAGTAGGTAGGGTCTTTTGAAGGGGTCTTGGCATGAATGACATTCAGGGAGTGAGGACATAGGGGGTCCAGTGGTTTTCTTCTGATGTCTTTTCTATCCAGTGGTCTGGCTGGCACCATCACAGGCAGAGCTGGGTTGTAAACTGAGGCAAGCTCCTAGCGGGAGGGAGTTCTGTGGGTGCCTGATTTGCTTCAAGGTTCCGTCTCTAGAACTTCTAAGTAAACACAAAGTCATATAAACTTGCCTTGCAGAACGTGTCTGGTGGAGACAGTAAAGGATATATTTACATTCCTAAACAGTTAAGTAGAaggttgggggaggaggagaaaataagtcatgatttttctttttaaaaatgaggtagTCAGTTACAACAAGGCATTAAATATGAGATCTCACATGCCATTTAGGATTCTGTCCTatgttacattttctctttttaaaattaggactGTAACTATCTCATGGAAAGTTTATCATAGACTGccctatataaaatataagtgatggaaatatttgaaatgttaattATGTTAGTAATTTCAAATAGTACATATTCTACTTGCCAATAACTAAACTACTAATATAAATTACATACTATTGTATCAGAATTAATGCTGATCTTGTACGGTTTCTAAATgacatatatgaaaataatttgttcttCTAAATTgtccttcataaattaccagaggtcataaaataattgaaaataatttgctCTGTAGAGGCTGAGAAACTTGCcagaattttcttaaaatgtatttggaaatcCAAATATGCAATAATTTCagtacattttaatgtttttattaggGTAAATATACTTAAGGTAAACTgcaccattttaacaattttaattgtGGGTTCGGTGGCACTAAGTACATTTAtgttgttgtgcaaccatccccaCCATGGGTCTCCAGAACAGTTTCATTGTCTCCAACTGGAATTTTGTTCCCTACACAATTATTCTCCTTGTTTCCCTTCCCCTATCCTCCGGGGTCCAGCATTCTTTCTGTCTGTATTAATTTGACTACTCTGGGTACTTAATATAGGTGAATTCATACAATATTTGCCTGTTCAtggtttatttcactgagcataatgtattcaagatttatctatgttgtagcatgtgtcaaaacttcattcacttttaaaactgaatatgtacttactacattttttattgatttttctgtggatgaacatttaagttgtttctgccttttggttattgtgaataatactgctatgaatgTGGGCATGTCAGTATCTCTTTTGAGGGTCTTATTTCTTTGGGTCCAcattcagaagtggaattgctggagcaTATACCAATTTAGTTTTTGAAGAAATTACTATACAGATGGTCCAGAAACACAATAATTTGATGACTTTTTGACGTTACTGTGCATTTATAGGAACATAATACTATTGTAAGTAAAGGAGCATCTGGAATTACAGTGATTTGAGTTGCAATATTTTAACATTGGGATGACTTTTTCAAGATAGTAAATGTATAATacttacaatattttaaactcaTAATGGGTTTTTCAGGAGGAAACCCCATCATAAATGGAGGAACTTCGATCattttccatagaggctgtacaATTTCACATTGCCACTGACTATACTTTTATGATTTTAGCTCTTACACTTAggtctttaatttatcttgactTAAGTTTTCGTATGGTTTACAGTTAGCATCCAATTTCAATATTTTGACTGCAGATATGTAGTTTTTCAGACactgtttattgaaaagactatccctTCCCCATTGAGTAAACCTGGTtcccttgccaaaaaaaaaaaaaaaaaaaaaattgctatgtATATGAAAGTCTATTTCTTGActctatttcctcctcctcctcctcctcctcctcctcctccttcttagtctttgtcttcatcttcttcttttttagacagggtctcactctttcacccaggatggaatgtgCCAGTGAgaactgggctcactgcaacctctgcctccccggctcaagcaaacctcccacctcagcccccaagtagctggtactactgGAGcaagccaccacccctggctaatttttgtattttttgtagagacaggattttaccatgttacccTGTATGGTCTCAATGTTGTGATCTCAAGCAATctgtgtgcctcagcctcccaaagtactaggataacaggtgtgagccacagcacctgacctCTGTTTTCTTATATTGGTATACGTGTCTGGCTTTATACCAATGCcatactttttataaaattactgTAGCTTTTGGAACTGGAGCAAGCAAGGatgttcactctcaccactcctcttcaacatagtactggaagtcctagccagagctatcagacaagtgaaagaaataaaggacatccaaatcagtaaagaggaattCAGACtctcactgtttgctgatgatatgattgtttacctagaaaaccctaaagactcttccagaaggctcctagaactgataaaagaattcagcaatgtTTCCTCATACAAAACTAGTGTACACTAATCAGTAGTTCTCCTACATATCAACAGCAACCCAgctaagaatcaaatcaagagcTTAGCCCCTTTTACAATaggtgcaaaaataaaaataaaataaaataaaataaagtaaaataaaatacttaggaatacatctaaccaaggaagtgaaagacctctacaaggaaaactacaaaacacttctgaaagaaatcatagatgacacaaacaagtgaaaacacataccatgctcatggataggcagaatcaatattgtgaaaatgaccatactgccaaaagcaatctacaaattcaatgcaattcccatcaaaatgccaccatcattcttcacagaagtagaaaaaacaattataaaattcatatggaaccaaaaaaagcacGCATacccaaagcaagactaagcaaaaggaacaaatctggaggcttttggtaagttttaaaatcagaaagtatCAGTCTTTCACTTTTGTTCTTAAAAACAATAATGTATTCAAGACTTTTTGACTAATCAAGGTCCCTTGTAATTCCATGTAAATTTGAGCatgggtttttctctttttgaaaaaatgatttaTCATGAGAATTTTCATAGAGATTCCATTGAATCTTTAAGTAACTTTGGATAttattgacatcttaacagtgTTAAGCCTTCCAATCTATACATAcaggatatatttccatttatttgtgtcttctttcattGTTATAAtcaacattttgtcatttttcattgtataagccttttaccttcttggttatgtttattcctaagtgtttcatttttttgatactattgtaaataaaatcacaatctCTTTTACAGATTgtttattgttagtgtatagcCACTCGAAGCCTAGGCTCAGAACAGACACAGTTTTGCTTCTGACACATTCAATGAATCACAGCaaattgttagtgtatagaagtCAATAGGTTTTGGCTGTTGTTGTATGCTGCAATTTTGCTAATTATTTGTAACAGTTTTTAGTGTGTAGAATCCTatggttttctacatatatagTTATGTCGTATGCAAATAGAAATTATCATGCTTCCTTCCTTTTAATTAAGgtaactatttttcttcttttgttctatTGCTTTGGTTGAACttccaataatatgttgaatagatGCAGTGAAATTGGACATTTGTGTCTTGTTCCAAATCCTAGAGTTAAAATTGTCATTCTCATTATTATCATGAAGTTGTGGGTTAAATTCTTAACTGTGATAGAATTTTTACATCACTTTAATGTTTTATTCAAGTAATGCATAGACATGGTGTCCACAGTCCACAGGCGAAAATATTGGACCCATAACAAAGTCTTCCTGACCCTAAAGATAAGGACTTCAAAATTTCTTACCGGTCTTGCCCTGTTTTCGCCCATGTATTTTCAAACAATATCCTTATCTGTTAATGCTTGATTTCAATATCCCAAATACCAGCCCTTGACTCATGACACAGGCCACTGTCAATAGTTACCTGCTCCCCCCAGCATCACTACCCCCACACTCATTACCCTTCTCCCACTTTGTCAACATAAATACATTCTAATTTACGTCTGCAGCAAGGGGTTGACAGCATCGTCTCAtcttatacctgatgtaaatgacgagttgatgggtgctgacgagttgatgggtgcagcacaccaacatggcacaagtatacatatgtaacaaacctgccgttgtgcacatgtaccctagaacttaaagtataatttaaaaaaaagaatctattgattaaatacaaaaaatatatactcttGTAAAACCTGATGGtaatacatatgtgcatatatttcttCTGATTATTATTACTGTTCCTCTcaaaaacttaatattttatctctagataattaaaatttttagaagtgTTTTCAAGGAGACACAATTTTCGTGAAATTTTTTTAGGAAAAGATTTCTCACTTTGTGATTTAACACACCATTTGAGTATGGTGGCTAATATATTTCAgtttggagaatttttaaaataatattgagtttattattatttgctatgtgCATTTCTGGGAATGCCTGTAAGTATATGTTTGTCCtgttatattaattttctaatatttctctctctttaattATCAAGCCTttcaggttgttttcttttttccttctgatagAATTTTCCCAATTTGTCTTTTgaaactttcatttaaaattttatcaattattaaacttttaatttccaAGAGTCATTTATCATTACCTGTCACATCCTTTTATAAAgataatgatatttattttgtgaatttcaTAGCATATCATACATATCTTCCTTCCTAAAGATaggaattcttattttttaaaaatcattctttttgcAGGTTTCCGATAATTTTAACTCAgggtatatatacatgtgtattgaTGCTTAAGTGAGTAtgcatctttgtgtgtgtgtatagatgtgtGTTTGCACACTGTGTGGATCTTACTCTTTCACATTGCTACACTTCCTTAAAGGTCTGCTGACCTTTGgttccaaaataatatttaagccTAAAGACTTCAGTCCTTTCAGGCATTCAGTGCAAAGTCGGCCACTGATGTTTTCTATCTGGAGGAGAATGCTCGATTCACCTATACCCAGAAAACTGTCAAGTTGCTGCTTCCTTTTTCCATTTAAGTGAATGATCATTTCTCCAAACCCCTTCTTTTGAAGGATCATAAAGTAATTTATTGTCTTTGCTTCCCTAATGCTTAGATTAGATTACACTTTATGAATCCTTctaaataattgataaatattcTTATGATCCTTTCATAAGAATTGAAGAATCCACAAAGTCTATATAATCTAAGCATTAGGGAAGCAAAGATACAGAATACACATCCTATTGGGGAGAGCATGAGCAGAGACATGGAAGGTAAAATGAACTTGGCATATAGATATTCAGATGAGGGTCTGCACTAACTTGAGAATTCTGAAATTGGATGAGAAGGCAAAAAAGAATGGATGGTGGTGGACATTAGAGATGAACTATATGAATTACATTTCATgaaaaaagtacttaaaataagGATGTATTCTACATGTCTAAATAGAAGAACCAAATAATGATGTTTAACTTGGAATTATCATGCAAAGACCATTCAAGAAGGAAATATAACTTACTCCAAATGAGCCATAGACTGCTGCAGttttaaaagtaagttttaaaaaataaatgtagaaaaaaatcatcCTGAAAAAGTAGTGTTTAATTGTTCATAATATGGATTCATAACATATGCATAAAATTTACCGTTTCATGCATATGTTTTAAACATAacaaattatgtttaaatttgtTAAACATAGTTTGTGTTGGGCAGCAAACATTCATATCCTGTTGAAGTTGTAGagaaatttttttcctatgaatgtatatatttattattaaaaattgtgGTTATAAATATTTGTCtcacaaaatataatttctgggtaagaaaataagatttttttctaaataggaaagattaattcatcatttacgagttgtaaaattgtataaataattCATAGTCTGACTAAactaaggattttttaaaaccattggCTTACTGTTCTATAACTAGTCCCCCTTATCCACTGCTTCGCTTTTCATGGTTTCTCCTGCAATCAACTGTCATCTGAGATTGCATGGAAAATTCCACAAATGAGCACTTCATAAACTTTAAATTTGTTGTCAGTCATAGCCCAATGTTGCATCACTGTGCCTACATTGTTCCCTTCACTTTGTCTCATCATGTAGATATTTTATCTTCCCCTGAAGCATTTTATCATCAGAAGAAAAGTGAACACTGTTCAATAAGATgttttgagagaaagaaaaactgcatccacataacttttattacagtatataattataatttttctattttatttttagttatttctgttAATCTCTTCcttgcctaatttataaattaaactttataatatgcatttattgATACAAAAATAGTGTCTATAGGGTTCAGTGTAAACCCCAacttcaggcatccactggagggCTTGAAATGCATCCCCTGCAGATAAGGGGGAGCTACTGTACTTCACTAACCCTTGTGTCTCCCTTCAGGAAGGATCGTATGAATGTTCCATGGAAAATTACAATCAAACATCAACTGATTTCATCTTGTTGGGATTGTCCCCACCACCAAAAATTGGCCATTTCATCTTCATTCTCATTGATTTCGTTTTCCTAATGGCTTTAATTGGAAACCTATCCATGATTCTTCTCATCTTCTTGGACATCCATCTCCACACACCCATGTATTTCCTACTTAGTCAGCTCTCCCTCATCGACCTAAATTACATCTCCACCATTGTTCCTAAGATGGTTTATGATTTTCTGTATGGAAACAAATCTATCTCCTTCATTGGATGTGGGATTCAGAGCTTCTTCTTCTTAACTTTAGCAGGTGCAGAAGCACTGCTCCTGACATCAATGGCCTATGATCGTTATGTGGCCATTTGTTTTCCTCTCCACTATCCTGCCCGTATGAGCAAAAGAGTGTGTGTGCTGATGATAACAGGATCTTGGATGATAGGCTCCGTCAACTCTTGTGCTCACACGGTATATGCACTCCGTATCCCATATTGCAAGTCCAGAGCCATCAATCATTTTTTCTGTGATGTTCCAGCTATGTTGACCCTAGCCTGCACGGATACCTGGGTCTATGAGTGCACAGTGTTTTTGAGCACCACCATCTTTCTTGTGTTTCCCTTCATTTGTATTGCATGTTCTTATGGCCGGGTTCTCCTTGCTGTCTACCGCATGCAGTCtgcagaagggaggaagaaggccTATTCGACCTGCAGCACCCACCTCACTGTAGTGACTTTCTACTATGCACCCTTTGCTTATACCTATCTACGTCCAAGATCCCTGCGATCTCCGACAGAGGACAAGGTTCTGGCTGTTTTCTACACCATCCTCACCCCAATGCTCAACCCCATCATCTACAGCCTGAGAAACAAGGAGGTGATGGGGGCCCTGACACGAGTGATTCAGAGAATCTTTTCTGTGAAAATGTAGACATGCTTTCTGCCTTAGAGTCAAAGCTCTAGGTTCATATCAACTCAGCAGTGTACAGGAGttaaggaaaatattattatatgcCCATTGTGTCAAATGGAAAttaatctaaaatatttgtatttcaatttAGTCTTGACATTTCAATTGCATATTCTAAGACATCTATTTTGGtcttgtatttgtttctttttatcaaaAGATAGatcatatattcattttttttcctaaagtaatgatttattaaatgtttacctCAGGATAAATAATTATGTCCGGGGAGCAGTCTACTTGGCTTTAGATAAACAAGAGTTTCCCTATAAGAGGTTCTATACGGTTACCTTCTATAGAACCTCTTAGACTGTAGCTGACTTAGACTCAGTTGGGTGTCAAGTAGGTTACTGAAAACATTCCCAGTCACATCACAACACACTCTACGTTTTCCTCCTGAGTAGCCACTGGTATTCTCATGCAAGACATTCTCTGCtgtacaattttatttctacttactCTTCTCATAAATCAATGGGTCTATTTAGCGTGAGTTGGGATCATCTCCTCTGCTCCACTATTTTTATACATGTTTAGGCTTGTGCCCGAAAGGATCAACGTTATTTTCATAAAAGTTATCTGCTTAGGTCCTTTCTCTGAGTGAAAGGTCATGGCTCTCCAGAAGAGCCCATTCCTGAGAAATTCTTTAATCTCTGAGGAGAGAAGGCAAGAAGGGAGGTAGAATGAGCAAGTAAGAAAAGCCCCGAATTATCCAAGTGACAGCAGTGGTGAATGACTGACATGCAGTTGGTCCTTGAACAACACAaatttgaactgtgcaggtccacttacATGTGGCTTTTTTTCTGCCTGtgccactcctgagacagcaagaccaacctc
Protein-coding regions in this window:
- the LOC101000779 gene encoding olfactory receptor 2L2, whose amino-acid sequence is MENYNQTSTDFILLGLSPPPKIGHFIFILIDFVFLMALIGNLSMILLIFLDIHLHTPMYFLLSQLSLIDLNYISTIVPKMVYDFLYGNKSISFIGCGIQSFFFLTLAGAEALLLTSMAYDRYVAICFPLHYPARMSKRVCVLMITGSWMIGSVNSCAHTVYALRIPYCKSRAINHFFCDVPAMLTLACTDTWVYECTVFLSTTIFLVFPFICIACSYGRVLLAVYRMQSAEGRKKAYSTCSTHLTVVTFYYAPFAYTYLRPRSLRSPTEDKVLAVFYTILTPMLNPIIYSLRNKEVMGALTRVIQRIFSVKM